The genomic DNA GTGCTCGGTTTTGGTATAACATCACCATTCAGAATCCACAGAGTATAAAGACCTGTAGAAACCAATTGACCTCAACATCTACCAAGTTCCAGATCAAATAATTATCCCTTAAAggataaaatatttccttaTCGTGGAACCCTTCGTCGTATAAAGAATAACCCTATTAATGTTCCAGATGTTCCCTGAGGACGGGATCAACATAATCTCGGTTGTTCTTCACTCTCACCTTGCCGGAAGGCGTCTGGGTTTGAAACACATTCGACAGGGGAAGGAGCTGCCCAGGATCGTGCAGGACAATCACTTTGATTTCAACTACCAGCAGTCGCACACGTTGGAAAATGAAGTAAAAGTTCTTCCGGGTGACGAGCTGGTAGCCGAGTGTGTCTACGGAACTTTGGACAGGGCTCGTCCAACGATGGGTGGCTACGCGGCAACTCAAGAAATGTGCCTGGCCTTCGTGGTCCATTATCCAAGGACGCCTTTGGCGGCTTGTTACAGCATGACACCCGTCAAGGACCTCTTCAAGACTCTGGGCGTCCACAGTTTTAGAGGAATCACGTTCGATCATTtggaaaaactatttttaaccaccgggtgaggaaaaaaacacTGTAACAGTTATTTCTGTAGTTGAGTAAAGATTGATTCGGTATCTTTTAGAGGTCGAACATAACTTCGCCAATGATTattgattgtgaaattttattattatagaacCGACACTGTTACATTACCAACGATAACTCAACAACAGCCAATTTATCCCCTCGCAAGACCCAGTGGAGAAATCAATATGGAGATGATGAAGGAAGCAGAAATGGTCCTGAGAGACATGGCAGGTTACACTGAGGAACGCGACGAAGATAATATCTTTGCCAGACTGGTAATCGAGAATCCGGAAGAGTTTCGAGGTAACTGAATTCATTCTAACCGCAATGTGAGAACATACGCGTCaatgtatttatacatacaattgCAATAAAcagcaaattattttcaggacGTACATTAGCAGAACACATGCTCGCCCTTCCTTGGACGGAGGAACTCCTGGCTAGATCCATCGAACAAAGTCTTTATCACGGAAGGCACATGACGTTTTGTAGAAAAAGAGACGATAAACTAGCAGTGGTAAGTGGTCCAAGGATAAAAGATTATCAAAGATGAAAAGAATGTCATTTTCAAGTCCTAATTCTTCACAATGTTCTTACTTCTTCCAGCCAGCAGATATCCAAATGTTTCCCAATTTCACAGCACTTCCGGAAGCCAACGAAACCAACTGCGACGCGTTAAGAGACGACTCTGGTTGCAGTGCTCTGAATGCGCCTGCAGTTTTAGTCGCTCTAGTCATAAGCATTTCGAATTGGCGTCTCCTTCTACGaatgtgaggaaaaaaaatgtaaatgaaacaaagttttGAGCAAAGTTATGGCAAAAACCTATGTAAATTTCCAAATCTGTACATTggcattattaatttattacgtATTATTCCCTgtaagaatatttaatttgGCCCCGTTCGAAACAGGTCAAAGATGAATTTATATGCACTAATAACGTATAGGgctgaatcaaatttttaagaaacaaaatttacaaaattttgcgttATAAAGAGTAtcttgtacatatatttatataagcAGCAtacttaattttaatttgtattattattattttgtaccacatgttttgtataaaataaaaatcgtaaatattAGTCAAAGAGCTCATTTATTCCTATGAATATCCTACCTTTCAAATCAACTAAAACTTGCGCCTCTGTTCCTCAAGACATTTTCCTCATTCATGAAAAAACGAATTCAGAATATAGAACGCAATTTTGAGTATTcgagtgacaaaattttatgcCTAAGCGCATGAAATGAAATCATTCCAAAAATGAAAGCGATACGAGTACTGTAATACTACTACGATGTTCCTAGTCacgaagaaaaacgaaaaagtttaataataattgaatgattCAGTTGCCTGTGAACAGGCCAATTTTGAAACCACGATACTGgtgaaaattgacgaataGAGACTCAGTGATCTTTGACTCAAAGCTATATCGCAATTAGGCTAACATTATAATCTCGTAGgaacagaaaaaacaaattacagGACTTAttattgatgaaataaaatgtggcAAGTGTAATCGGAAAATTGAGTGTGAAAATAATACTATACATTTGGAAATAATCACACTTTCAACATCGGAATATTCGAAACAACGTGTTTTCACATGCCCAAAATGACACCCGAAAGTAGCAACGAGTTATGAATAATTCACAGCAATGCATACTTTAGcagtttccaaattttcacaaccACGAAAAATCCAGAGTATCGATGTATTACAATGGAAAAATTACGGTGATGCCACACAGCTTGTGGGTGATCTCTTCCTACACTTTCCGTCACCTGCGAGATTCGAAGTTGTTAGAACTGATCACGAGGATGGTCCTTATTCAAGGCTCGGATGAATTTTGTATCATTCATCCCTCAAATCAGTTCCAAATAATTCTAAAACGATTCCgtaattttattctaaaattttcatcaaataataGCAGCAATGCCCACTGAAATctcttacaaattttttgaaaattattaatcttaCAATggaatatatactgagaataTAGCTGAAACAGGTGTATTTTAAATGAGAAAATCCACCCTTTTACAGGCATATGGCTTAGAGTTGagatacaaaatttgaaaaaaattatggaattgTTATGAATTACTCGGAGCCGATTTGAAGggtgaatgataaaaaattcgtctCAGCCCTAAATAAGGACTACCCTACTGATCACTCGAGGCACAACCCGAAGAAAATCTCataaaatgcgataaaacacctTTCCTCTTCGGATGAGCACCCAATAACGTTTTTTAAGTTTAATTTTCCAGCCCAGTACCCATCGGCACGCCCACGAAGACAGCGTCATAATCCTTCTACACGTGACATTAAACCGAGTTGAGGAGGTTTCTTGCGCGCCAATGGTCGGCCCCATGTGGCCGATGCCGATAACCACGGATTGCGTTTCTATTGAATTATGGGAGCCCCGGGTATATAACGACGCTCCGGCAGGTCTCTTGCATCAGCTAGTTCCAGGACTCCGACGGAGAAGCACCTCTGAGGTGAACCCGAGAGACTGCAGCCTCATTGCTGGTATCAACTCAAAGAGCACACTCAAAGATCTCTTTCGGAAGACAGAAGTCTGTATCTCAAGGTaagtttcagtttttctcttgatgaaaaaaacatgagGAACAGCCCACTTTGTCACTTTTCGTCTGCATATACACCAAGCTACATTGCATATTAACTATACATGTGAGAGACCAGTTTTCGCAAAATTTCGTAGCTACATGGCATTTTTTGTGGCGTAAATATAAtaggaaatttgaaacaaagaaTCTACTAACCGGCACATTTTCGATTATGTTTCAACCTTGCACTTTCAGAATGCGACGAACAAGACACGTGGTGTTGCCAGTTCGTTCCTGGGAGCACGTGGGACTCTTGATAGTCTCGTTAGCGTGCCTAACTCTGGGACTTGTGTCTCGAGACAGGGAAGGCCAGGCAGGAAGTCTCGCTGGACCCGATCTACAGCACTGCGCTCCGCATAAGTATATAAATCAGATTACAATTAATCCTACTAGTTACGATTGTTtcgtgtagaaaattttcactttaaaaTTGCGAATAATTCAACCTGTTCCGTTGCAGGGTGGATGCATGCCCAAACGAAACTTCACTTGCCCGGACGGCTTTCAACGACGACTCGGCGAAACCCTCTTCAGGACTAACGAACCCCACTGAACAACCGATCGAATATCAAACCACCGTTTCTATAAGCCGGGATAATCGCGATTCCAGATCCACCCGCCGGATTTCGCGACTCGACGTTTCTCGATCCGCCAAAGGAAGAGACGCCCGTCTTTTAGAAGAACGAGACGGTCGTTGGGCCCGTCAATCGCGGGATTCTCGATCTGTGAACCGAGATTCCCGAGTCAGGAATGTCCAGGCATCACCTGACCGCCGGAATACTCTGCATCTCTCTGTAGAACGCCGAAGCGAAGACCAAACCCGACGGATCCGAGTAGCTCGATCCCTTGACCGCGATTTCGTTAGTCGAAATTCACGATTCGCGAGCGAACGTAGGAACGCGAACTTCCAGCGATCTTCAGAACGCGGAAACGATAGACTGGCTCGATCGGTTCGACAATCTGCACCTCTTTCGGGGAGGACTGAACGCGAAGACGGCCGTCTGATCCGGGAATCTCGAAACGCTCGACTCGAAGAACGTAATTCGGTATCCAGGAACGCGGAAAGCTTGAGCAGATCGCGACGCGATGTTCGCTCCCTAAAACGCGATTTCTCGAGCGAAAAATCGAGGCTGCAAACAACCGAGTATCGCGCCGAACGGCAAAACCGGCTCGTACGCGAATCGCGAAATTTGGAACGCGATTCTGCGGCTAGAACCTCGCGAATAGCTTTCGACCGATCAAGCCAACGTGTCCACGACACCCGATCTCTAGACCGCGCAGATCCGATAACGAGAACCGATCGATCATCCGCAGTTCGGAATTCGGACGCTCGGCTATCGGTGCGAGAAGCagaaactcgtgattttcgaGCCAGGATTTCACGGTCAACCTCAGAACGCCGGGAAGACCGACTCACTCGTCGTGTCCGAGAAGCTCGCTTGTACGAAAACAATCGTGCAATCAGATCCTCGCGCCACCATGACGAACGCCGAGAAACTCGCGATTTCCGGTCTCTCGAACGCGATTCCGCAGCCAGAATCACAGGTTCCACCCTCGAACGCGTCGATCGCAGATCAAACCGCCAGGTCCGAGCCACTCGCTTCCTTGAACGCGAGTCCCGAGTCAGAAATGCCGATTTGACCCGCGATCGCAGAACAGATATTCGCGCTGCAGAAGGTAGAGTCGAATCGCGGAACCAAAAGCTCGACGAGGTTCGTCGTCAGCTGGAACGCGAATCTGCGAGGAGGAGTCTTCATGACTCTGCAACGGATCTTCGAGTAATCCGTCGCACCCGAGATGAGAGGATGGTCGAAAGGGTGCGAAGTCTGCGATCGACCGAGCGAACTCCTCGGACGACTTCCGTTCGGCGAACCGGAAACgatggaaaagaatttttatcaaggGATGCTAAGACTGCGGTGAATGATGAGGCGTTGATCGTAGCGCGACGAGCCCTCGATCGATCGGTTTCCGGAAGACGAGGTCAGCCCCAAGTTAAGGGTGAAAAATCGGGTGCCGATCGTCGGCGGGAACGCATCGCGAGGGAAACGAGGGCTTCCGGATTATCTCGAGCCGAGGAAAATCGAAACGTTCGCACTCGTCGAGCGGTTGTTTTACCCCAAACACCCGTGATCGAACACCAGGATAACCGTGACGATAGACGCGGCAAAATGGCAAATCGAGATGAACGATTCGTGTCtgcgaatatttttaacaaacaGATTTCACCCTCGACAACGTACGAAGGACTCAGGCAAACCGTTATCCTAGTCCTTTGCGCGCTTTACGGAGCTTCTCTGTACAGCAGGAAGGGTTCACTCGCGAGGTGGGTACAATGACACGACATTGTACATGTTCTAGAATATTTGCCAAGTATCAAAATATCTGCAAGAAACAATCTTGAATGGTCAAGTTATTTTGCGttgacgaaaagttttctgtATATTGTAATGGTTGAATTTGTactgtaacaaattttcaaaaaatttgcagaGAAGTTTTTTGGCTCGTATATTCTctgaattgaaaatagcgAACATATTATAATGTCATTATCTCTTTCCAGGAATATTATAACGCACGCGAATCGCTTCCTGATTTGGTAAAACAGTTCGACTCTCCCACTGATCCAaggccgatgaaaatcttcgatatttaaatgaaaaattgtagtttGCTAGTTTCCCTAGACAAGTTTAAATGTAGTATTGTGTTATTATAGCTTTAGACGTTATAATTTATGATAGACAGAAAAATTATAGATAGAGatcatagatatatgtatattaatgtGTACATGAGAAATGTCACtcataatttattgttaattcaacttgaagaaatttatgtaaaattataatatacatatatatactactATATTTTGTGCGATTGAaggatatctgaaatacataAATTTCACTCTAATAAcggaatcttttttttattacaacttAAATAATAGTTGAAGATAAATTAATTTGTACATTACTTCATCTTAAAAAtagtagaaaataaatatttatgcgACATAATTAATACACGTTGAGATTATGCCGCATATACTACAAATATCAATGTCAGATATATTTTTCGGAGATCAAATTTGTGCTTAAACATATTACAGACTCTACGCTTATGTCATCGCTGCTGcaaatatattcaattattattatcactatcgCTATTATaagtgaataatttcattcctATCCAGCTTCGTTCTGTAAGTCAAACGGTCAATTATCCGTcaattatagaatttttcaacctcAAACTTTATAATCCACcgacagaattttttgaatttgaaaatggttTCCAGTCAAAACTTAAAGCTTACAAATTCgtcgtaaaattttcagagacaaaaaaaaaaaaaaacaccgaaaTAAAGCTAACCAGAAAACCTGAAAGttccaatttcaaatctagAACAGAAGTGAGTAAAATACTTTTCGCGAATACACTAAATTAAGCGAAACGCTCCCAAAGtgacgaaaaaacaaacattacaaagtaaaaatgaGGAGAAATCCATCcgcagagaaataaaataatcgaagTTTACTATTTGATGAtaatattcaacattttttaacgaaggAAGTCTGCAAAAATTGGAGGGTACCGCGTTTATCTTGGAACAGAATTatccaattattatttacgtttACGATTAGTAATTCCTAATTTATATACAtcgtaatcgaaaaaatcCTATAAAAAACTTTATCCCGAAATTTCTGGAAGAAATAGTAGGAAAGCTTGTTATAAGGAACATCAATAGATTATTACTATGATGCTAGTCTTCTTCAAATTACAACTGGCATACTGTGCAAATTGGAAAACTCGTTTATCACAATTTCTTGGAATTCGAATATATAATAACCATAGAATTGTAAAGATCgcgtatgtacctatatggTCGAAGTTAATTTTGGCAAGTATTTCGCATTACTCTAGCACtgcaaatttaattcaatctaTGTTAAGTTTTACACACAAAGATACAATTcaaattgtatatgtatatgaacggggaaaaaaattatgaattacaTACTAGGCTCTAAACCTGCACGTTACGCGTTCGttgatgaaattattctaGATTTCTAACACATGATCCACAGATGAAAAAACTTATCTACGTACACAAGAAATGGAATTctcaagaagaaaatattaaatacttaAAAATCCTCAGTTCGGTCAATATTTCTTGTGACTTTCTATATACTAGATTGGCAAAATATGGCTGGTTTGCTCTTTCGACTAAAATCCATGgctaattcaataaaaaattgaaattatcgttgcaaaaaataattgtataaaatgaaataaaacaatcaataaatttgtaaaagttaATTCAGGCACCGAGCAATACCGTTGAATACCAAAGGCATGAGAAACCATGACTAATTCCAATACAGCTACATCTTTAACTATCTAATTTAATTCGTCATcgaaagatagaaaaataatctTATCAACCATACAAAAAAGATGGCTACCTAATTAATTTTCCtctcgttttattttaatgttgactaaattttaaaatttacgGTATCGATCCTATTTCGGATATATATTTGCCTAGTATCAATAACTGGACGATTGTTTTTTACAGGCAGTAATAAATATTACTTCCTGATGTCTAACCTAATTCgttcaaatcgattttcatcATGAGAGAAGTTGATTATGTATAACAATATGGCGATGCTTTTCCAAGTGGCTAGTATACATAGTTACATAGTAACGTCAAGTGTACTctgaaatgccgatgaaatccaacatttttctcaGTACACATTAGCGATTTCTTGCAGCATACCAAGAATGTGATCTAACTCTTGCCTAAAGTAACATAACTGTTTATTTTTACCCTTTTCACCCTTGCAATCTCTGCATTGTGTCCTCGTTCTCAAAAGATCTCTAACTAACGTTTGCaaagtcatttctctgctttcGTGTCGCTGTTGTAAGATTGTAATCTTATCTTGTAAAAGTTGCAACTGTTCTGTACCCTGCAAAAAAAACGGATCGATGACAAAAATGATCATGTGGTTATTGTTATCGCGTGAGAGATTCAACtctaattttatacaaaagaaAAGAGCCAAGGTTTCACAGAATTTCAGTACAGTCAAGGAAATGAAAACTCACTGGCGTCGAGAGATATTGTACTTTCTCACTAAGGGTTTTCACTTTGTTTTCCAAG from Diprion similis isolate iyDipSimi1 chromosome 2, iyDipSimi1.1, whole genome shotgun sequence includes the following:
- the LOC124413478 gene encoding trichohyalin-like, which gives rise to MRRTRHVVLPVRSWEHVGLLIVSLACLTLGLVSRDREGQAGSLAGPDLQHCAPHKVDACPNETSLARTAFNDDSAKPSSGLTNPTEQPIEYQTTVSISRDNRDSRSTRRISRLDVSRSAKGRDARLLEERDGRWARQSRDSRSVNRDSRVRNVQASPDRRNTLHLSVERRSEDQTRRIRVARSLDRDFVSRNSRFASERRNANFQRSSERGNDRLARSVRQSAPLSGRTEREDGRLIRESRNARLEERNSVSRNAESLSRSRRDVRSLKRDFSSEKSRLQTTEYRAERQNRLVRESRNLERDSAARTSRIAFDRSSQRVHDTRSLDRADPITRTDRSSAVRNSDARLSVREAETRDFRARISRSTSERREDRLTRRVREARLYENNRAIRSSRHHDERRETRDFRSLERDSAARITGSTLERVDRRSNRQVRATRFLERESRVRNADLTRDRRTDIRAAEGRVESRNQKLDEVRRQLERESARRSLHDSATDLRVIRRTRDERMVERVRSLRSTERTPRTTSVRRTGNDGKEFLSRDAKTAVNDEALIVARRALDRSVSGRRGQPQVKGEKSGADRRRERIARETRASGLSRAEENRNVRTRRAVVLPQTPVIEHQDNRDDRRGKMANRDERFVSANIFNKQISPSTTYEGLRQTVILVLCALYGASLYSRKGSLARNIITHANRFLIW